From the Gemmatimonadota bacterium genome, one window contains:
- a CDS encoding type II toxin-antitoxin system HicB family antitoxin: MKTRVTVVIESDGEQFHAFCPALPGIHSNAPTFEEARDRTIPAIERYLDFLDEQGGPNPVGPDLNMDAGREIIHILPSSTESTIQSVEVPWPSDDPR; encoded by the coding sequence ATGAAGACCAGAGTTACCGTTGTCATAGAATCCGACGGCGAACAGTTCCATGCGTTCTGCCCGGCATTGCCCGGCATCCACAGCAATGCGCCCACGTTCGAGGAAGCCCGTGATCGGACGATACCTGCGATAGAACGGTATCTGGACTTTCTGGACGAGCAGGGAGGTCCGAATCCCGTGGGGCCGGACCTGAATATGGATGCAGGCAGGGAGATCATCCATATTCTGCCCAGTTCGACCGAATCGACCATCCAGAGCGTCGAGGTACCCTGGCCGTCGGACGATCCTCGCTAG
- a CDS encoding leucine-rich repeat domain-containing protein, with protein MPGTLVRFTPIILTCLAVAFLVTCGKDSSTTPTPPEPTSPPPFQPVPTRITITPTSVSLMAIGRTVQLTASVFDQNNAPMANAVANWSSDNQAVATVSDQGLVTAIGNGAATITARSGDASAQIQVKVMQEAGSIVIEPQTATLTGLGATVQLSATVLDQNGQSVSGAVVVWQSSDDMVATVSDQGLVTAIGNGIVVITARSGSVTTSIEVNCENSGSEQVTIPDANLRAAIEEALNKPSGAPINEAEMYALTELFLQARDIENLTGLEFALNLTLLDTQYNYGITDISPLSGLTKLETFSLGCNRFTDLSPLGNLTNLKYLNVGGNGFTDIAALAPLIELTTLHLGNNGIKDISSLAGMANLRELGLWGNAVEDISVLAGLSSLEHLVLGVNVIENISPLAGLENLNHLDIRENRLTDISPLAGLSNLSSRSLSLYLQRNDIKDIAPLASVKALNILFIGENEIRDLSPLAELPNLQLLDIPSNKITDASPLARMTRLITIDVSFNKISIVPEMTGLASLGFLDLKFNDLMDITQLAGLTDLVLDLRGNPLNDSSETIIDDLESNGVRVLFDSFLKADFDIELVFLDDVLESQKGLFQDAADRWMSVIVEDLPDFAFSESFSGMCGGNSYEIHAGERIDDLRIYVTTGLESTTSLGKGAPHLVRESSRLPAVGCIQVRLDTGIVWQTALHEIGHALGFGTFLWREADLLGDLSGTDDQSFDTYFSGERAVAAFDEAGGRDYPGKKVPVERRIGAHWRTVVLSGEIMLPGPQREGALSAITVQSLADLGYGVDVTHADAYFVYGRTSAEVSAKTASRPELSCGVGEDQEPIFVVDKSGYISHILYD; from the coding sequence ATGCCTGGCACCTTAGTACGATTTACGCCCATTATTCTGACGTGCTTAGCCGTTGCCTTCCTGGTCACCTGCGGCAAGGATAGTTCGACAACACCTACCCCTCCCGAACCTACGTCCCCGCCTCCTTTTCAGCCAGTACCTACCCGTATTACAATTACGCCAACATCGGTTTCACTGATGGCTATCGGTCGAACCGTCCAGCTCACAGCCAGCGTATTTGATCAGAACAACGCGCCAATGGCCAATGCCGTCGCCAACTGGTCAAGCGACAACCAGGCGGTAGCCACTGTAAGCGATCAGGGCCTGGTCACCGCGATCGGAAACGGTGCGGCCACCATCACGGCCAGATCCGGGGACGCCTCTGCCCAGATCCAGGTAAAGGTCATGCAGGAAGCGGGGAGCATCGTCATCGAGCCGCAGACGGCTACCCTCACGGGTCTCGGCGCGACGGTGCAGTTGTCGGCCACAGTGCTGGACCAGAACGGCCAGTCGGTGTCCGGCGCTGTGGTCGTCTGGCAAAGCAGTGACGATATGGTAGCCACTGTAAGCGATCAGGGCCTGGTTACCGCGATCGGAAACGGTATCGTAGTGATTACGGCGCGTTCAGGCAGCGTAACGACAAGCATCGAAGTCAATTGCGAAAACAGCGGTAGTGAGCAGGTTACCATTCCCGACGCTAACCTGCGTGCTGCCATTGAAGAAGCTTTGAATAAACCGAGTGGCGCGCCGATAAATGAAGCTGAAATGTATGCTTTGACTGAACTTTTTTTGCAAGCCAGGGATATTGAAAATCTAACCGGGTTGGAGTTTGCGCTCAACCTGACTTTACTGGACACTCAATACAACTATGGCATCACGGATATCTCGCCGCTGTCCGGCTTGACCAAACTGGAAACCTTCAGTCTTGGATGTAACCGTTTCACAGATCTTTCCCCACTCGGGAATTTGACCAACCTGAAATACCTTAATGTAGGAGGGAATGGCTTCACGGACATCGCGGCATTGGCGCCATTGATCGAACTAACGACATTGCACCTGGGAAACAACGGAATTAAAGATATTTCATCGTTGGCCGGGATGGCCAATTTGAGGGAGTTGGGACTTTGGGGAAACGCCGTTGAAGACATCTCGGTATTGGCGGGACTATCCAGCCTGGAACACCTGGTTCTTGGAGTCAATGTCATTGAAAACATCTCACCTTTGGCAGGACTAGAAAACCTGAATCACCTGGATATTCGTGAGAACAGACTTACTGATATCTCACCGTTGGCAGGACTATCCAACCTGAGCTCCCGTTCTCTATCACTGTACCTTCAGCGAAACGACATTAAAGACATCGCTCCTTTGGCAAGTGTGAAAGCCCTGAACATTCTGTTTATCGGTGAAAACGAAATCAGGGACTTGTCGCCGCTAGCGGAACTACCCAACCTCCAATTGCTGGATATTCCTTCCAATAAAATCACGGATGCGTCACCGTTGGCCAGGATGACACGTCTCATAACAATAGATGTATCATTCAACAAGATCTCTATTGTACCAGAGATGACAGGCCTGGCCAGTTTGGGGTTTTTGGATCTAAAGTTCAATGATCTTATGGATATAACTCAATTGGCCGGGTTGACAGACCTTGTGCTGGATCTTAGAGGAAATCCGCTGAACGATTCCTCTGAAACGATCATTGATGATCTTGAAAGCAATGGTGTCCGAGTGCTATTTGACTCGTTTCTCAAGGCTGATTTCGATATTGAACTTGTCTTTCTCGACGATGTCCTTGAGTCTCAAAAAGGTCTGTTCCAAGATGCGGCGGATCGATGGATGTCGGTTATCGTGGAGGACCTGCCTGACTTTGCGTTTTCTGAAAGCTTCTCCGGTATGTGTGGAGGCAATTCGTATGAGATCCACGCCGGAGAACGGATAGACGATCTGAGGATCTATGTAACAACCGGCTTAGAATCTACGACTTCCCTTGGAAAAGGTGCGCCACATCTGGTTCGAGAATCTTCCCGTCTGCCAGCCGTCGGTTGTATTCAGGTCCGGCTTGATACTGGAATCGTATGGCAAACAGCACTACACGAGATTGGGCATGCACTTGGATTTGGTACTTTTTTGTGGCGGGAAGCCGATTTACTAGGAGATCTGTCCGGTACGGATGACCAGAGTTTTGATACCTACTTCAGCGGCGAACGGGCAGTTGCCGCTTTCGACGAGGCAGGAGGACGGGACTACCCGGGGAAGAAGGTACCCGTTGAGAGACGAATCGGAGCCCACTGGAGAACGGTTGTGCTAAGCGGTGAAATCATGCTGCCAGGTCCTCAGAGAGAAGGAGCGCTCAGCGCGATCACGGTTCAGTCCCTGGCCGATCTGGGTTATGGGGTCGACGTCACACATGCCGATGCGTATTTCGTGTATGGTAGAACGTCTGCAGAGGTGAGTGCAAAGACTGCGTCGAGACCTGAGTTATCCTGTGGCGTCGGTGAAGATCAGGAACCGATTTTCGTAGTCGATAAGTCGGGATACATCAGCCACATACTATACGATTAG
- a CDS encoding energy-coupling factor transporter transmembrane component T: MLQHLTLGQYYPGESPIHRLDPRTKLCGALALMAALIWVKALPLFFFMLAVVAVLVRVSGVPLHLPMNNLKAFRLILIITFAAHACFTPGEAVVIAGYAVPGPTWEGMFQGAVFTLRLVVIMLIAALLMLTTAPLDVSDGIERLLKPLERFGLPAHELAMMMVIALRFIPTLVEEADRLQKAQAARGADFTGNPIRRVRKMTALLVPLMLSAFRRAEELAVAMESRCYRGGAGRTQFRVMALARNDFVAIAAVTALLVLGAAVNSIGTAGLLF, from the coding sequence ATGCTCCAGCACCTTACGCTGGGACAGTACTATCCCGGCGAGTCTCCCATCCACCGCCTGGACCCGCGCACCAAGCTGTGCGGCGCCCTGGCGCTGATGGCAGCGCTGATCTGGGTTAAGGCCCTGCCGCTGTTCTTCTTCATGCTGGCCGTGGTCGCGGTCCTGGTGCGGGTCTCCGGCGTTCCGCTCCACCTGCCGATGAACAACCTGAAAGCCTTCCGCCTGATCCTGATCATCACCTTCGCGGCGCATGCGTGCTTCACACCGGGAGAAGCCGTGGTTATCGCGGGATACGCCGTGCCGGGACCCACATGGGAGGGGATGTTCCAGGGGGCGGTGTTCACCCTGCGCCTGGTGGTCATCATGCTGATCGCGGCGCTGCTGATGCTGACCACGGCGCCGCTGGACGTATCGGACGGCATCGAGCGGCTGCTCAAGCCCCTGGAACGATTCGGACTGCCCGCCCACGAACTGGCCATGATGATGGTCATCGCCCTGCGGTTCATCCCTACGCTGGTGGAGGAAGCGGACCGCCTGCAGAAGGCCCAGGCCGCCCGGGGCGCGGACTTCACCGGCAATCCGATCCGGCGCGTCCGGAAAATGACCGCCCTGTTGGTGCCCCTCATGCTCTCGGCCTTCCGGCGGGCGGAGGAACTGGCGGTCGCCATGGAATCCCGCTGCTACCGGGGCGGCGCCGGACGCACGCAGTTCCGCGTCATGGCCCTGGCCCGGAACGACTTCGTGGCCATCGCGGCCGTGACGGCCCTGCTCGTCCTCGGCGCGGCCGTCAACAGCATCGGCACCGCCGGTCTACTTTTCTGA
- a CDS encoding threonine synthase, with protein MSFLIDLECSDCGKRLPADRLRNLCPDCGRPLLARYDAEEAGKALTPDVLAMREPTLWRYREMLPVQDESAIVTLGEGGTPLMHARRLGEQLGMDGLYIKDESVNPTGSFKARGLAMAVSRALELGAESLAIPSAGNAAGALSAYGARAGISVHVFMPRDTPLPFIVECRAHGAAVELVDGLITDCGKQVAARKDAEGWFDVSTLKEPYRVEGKKTMGYELAEQCGWVLPDAILYPAGGGTGLIGMWKAFSEMEALGWIGPERPRMVAVQAAGCQPIVRAWEQQWPDAPEWENARTLASGLRVPAAVGDKLMLAAIRESGGDAVAVPDGDMVRGVREIGACEGIFAAPEGGAVLAGLRKMIALGRIDRSDRVVLFNTGSGHKYVDNLAALHGDQDA; from the coding sequence ATGAGCTTTCTCATCGATCTGGAATGCAGCGACTGCGGCAAGCGGCTGCCGGCGGACCGGTTGCGGAACCTGTGCCCCGACTGCGGACGGCCGCTGCTCGCCCGGTACGACGCCGAAGAAGCCGGCAAGGCACTGACCCCCGATGTCCTGGCGATGCGCGAACCGACCCTGTGGCGCTACCGCGAGATGCTCCCCGTGCAAGACGAGTCGGCCATCGTTACCCTGGGCGAGGGCGGCACGCCCCTTATGCACGCCCGGCGACTGGGTGAACAGCTGGGCATGGACGGGCTCTACATCAAGGACGAATCCGTCAACCCCACGGGCTCGTTCAAGGCCCGTGGCCTGGCCATGGCGGTGTCCCGCGCCCTGGAACTGGGGGCGGAATCCCTGGCCATACCCTCCGCCGGAAACGCGGCGGGCGCGCTGTCGGCCTACGGCGCCAGGGCGGGCATCTCCGTGCACGTGTTCATGCCCCGGGACACGCCCCTGCCCTTCATCGTCGAGTGCCGGGCCCACGGCGCGGCAGTGGAACTCGTGGACGGCCTGATCACGGACTGCGGCAAGCAGGTGGCCGCGCGGAAGGACGCGGAAGGCTGGTTCGACGTCTCCACCCTGAAGGAACCCTACCGCGTGGAGGGCAAGAAGACCATGGGGTACGAACTGGCCGAACAGTGCGGATGGGTCCTGCCGGACGCGATCCTCTACCCGGCGGGGGGCGGGACCGGACTGATCGGCATGTGGAAGGCCTTCTCCGAGATGGAAGCCCTCGGTTGGATCGGACCGGAACGGCCCCGGATGGTCGCGGTGCAGGCCGCCGGCTGCCAGCCCATCGTCCGGGCCTGGGAACAGCAATGGCCGGACGCCCCGGAATGGGAGAACGCCCGCACGCTCGCCAGCGGGCTGCGCGTACCCGCCGCCGTGGGGGACAAACTCATGCTGGCCGCGATCCGGGAGAGCGGAGGAGACGCGGTGGCCGTACCCGACGGCGACATGGTGCGCGGCGTGCGGGAAATCGGGGCCTGCGAGGGCATCTTCGCGGCGCCCGAGGGCGGCGCCGTGCTGGCCGGACTGCGGAAGATGATCGCGCTGGGACGCATCGACCGGTCCGACCGGGTCGTGCTCTTCAATACAGGCAGCGGGCACAAGTACGTGGACAACCTGGCGGCGTTGCACGGCGATCAGGACGCCTGA
- a CDS encoding asparagine synthetase B, translating into MRRLTLLFALLFLLPAPANAQKMLIFMDLEQQDHLKAYGIAFQALEQGYTVEWLLNYRGGSFIMDPTADRVRSCHLRGVSFQVIDGAELVRIYAHIEENNMDRVLLEKEPEIAVYTRPDQRPWDDAVTLALEYAEVPYGKIFDQEVLDGTLKQYDWLHLHHEDFTGQYSKFYSYHRTPWYQQQQATDEALARSLGYPSVAEAKKAVAQGIKSYVGNGGFVFAMCAATETLEIALASVHTDIVAPEYDHTPVDPDAQSMLDFHQTFAFENFTLQLNPLIGSFSNIDVNQVNAGKVLTGPFTLFDFSAKYDPVPTMLTQNHVNYIAGFYGLSTSFHRDVLKRTVVVLAEEAGTDHVKYLHGNYGMGTFTFYGGHDPEDEEHLVGDPPTNLALHKNSPGYRLILNNVLFPAAKQKKRKT; encoded by the coding sequence ATGCGTCGTCTGACCCTCCTGTTCGCACTGCTCTTCCTCCTGCCGGCCCCAGCCAACGCCCAGAAGATGCTCATCTTCATGGACCTGGAACAGCAGGACCACCTCAAGGCCTACGGCATCGCCTTTCAGGCACTGGAACAGGGGTATACCGTCGAATGGCTGCTGAACTACCGCGGCGGGTCCTTCATCATGGACCCCACGGCCGACCGGGTGCGGTCCTGCCACCTGCGGGGCGTGAGCTTCCAGGTGATCGACGGCGCGGAACTGGTCCGGATCTACGCTCATATCGAGGAAAACAACATGGACCGGGTGCTGCTTGAAAAAGAGCCCGAAATCGCTGTATACACCCGACCCGACCAGCGGCCGTGGGACGATGCCGTGACCCTGGCGCTGGAATACGCCGAGGTGCCCTACGGCAAAATCTTCGACCAGGAAGTGCTGGACGGAACGTTGAAGCAATACGACTGGCTGCACCTGCACCACGAGGATTTCACCGGGCAGTACAGCAAGTTCTACAGCTATCACCGCACGCCCTGGTACCAGCAGCAGCAGGCCACCGACGAGGCCCTGGCGCGGAGCCTGGGGTATCCCTCGGTCGCGGAGGCCAAGAAGGCCGTGGCGCAGGGCATCAAGTCCTACGTGGGGAACGGCGGGTTCGTCTTCGCCATGTGCGCGGCGACGGAAACCCTGGAGATCGCACTGGCCTCGGTCCACACCGACATCGTGGCGCCGGAGTACGACCACACTCCTGTCGATCCGGATGCCCAGTCCATGCTGGACTTCCACCAGACCTTCGCCTTCGAGAACTTCACGCTGCAGCTGAACCCGCTCATCGGTTCCTTTTCCAACATCGACGTGAACCAGGTCAACGCCGGCAAGGTGCTCACCGGACCCTTCACCCTCTTCGATTTCTCGGCCAAGTACGACCCGGTGCCCACCATGCTCACGCAGAACCACGTGAACTACATCGCCGGCTTCTACGGCCTGTCCACTTCCTTCCACCGCGACGTGCTCAAGCGCACCGTGGTCGTCCTCGCCGAAGAAGCCGGGACCGACCACGTCAAGTACCTCCACGGCAACTACGGGATGGGGACGTTCACCTTCTACGGGGGGCACGACCCGGAGGACGAGGAGCACCTGGTGGGCGATCCACCGACCAATCTCGCCCTTCACAAGAACTCCCCCGGCTACCGGCTCATCCTGAACAACGTCCTCTTTCCCGCGGCCAAGCAGAAGAAGCGCAAAACCTGA